From the genome of Salvia splendens isolate huo1 chromosome 7, SspV2, whole genome shotgun sequence:
GTAATAcagttatttttctttgttaacTCTAATATGTGTTTGTGCTATACTTCTACAAAGCCGGAACCTTCAATCTACTTAGGTGGTGTTCgatttccaagataaaataataccaagatataatataggattgaattgtgagattattttagtcgtaGAGGGTttgttatgactaattatcccatgattatctaTTTAGAATTGAGTTGTGGAGTTGAATTTCATTaactaaacacactacaaatttaatcacaGATACAATTTTGCAAACCGAATACCCCATTGGTAAATAAAATTAGTATGCAGTTTAAGAATGCAAAAAGTGGTCAGCAGGTCACAGAAGTTGTAAGCATAACTTCaacattcaaaaaaatagaacatGATTTGCactataaaaatacaaaaaaaaaaatacttatgtGAGTAACAGAGATAAGAAATTAGGCCCAAAATTATTTGATCGCCATTCATTATGTCAAAGTGTTTATGTTAAGAGGCCTCTGAAATTTGTAGCCCAAAAAATGCAGTTCAAGAAAATGTTCACACTTCTTTAATGATTGTGGTGTGTCAATGATAGACTTGTATGTTGAGTTGACACATTTGATCATTTCACAATAGTTGGCCAAGGCTTGAAACTAGTGAACAGTTAAAATTTGATATCAAGATGAGGATTGGATCATATTAGGTACGCGTACGAGACGGGTGAAGACGACGAGGAGGGCATATCACTGACCGGTGCCACAGTAGTAGTGGGTGGAGAGTTGGCATCAAAAGTGGAAAGGAAACAAAGGAAGGCATTGGATCATGTTTTTGGTTAAAGGGAAGATGGAAGATGCTTATAGTGCATATACCTACAACTACAACTACAACATCAATATCAACATGGATCCCCAATGTAAGGCTCAACTGAAGGTCGTACGACATAACATCCCTTTACGAACGACTGGAATCTCGAAACTTAATGCCCAATTGATGATTCTCAGTAAAACTTGCTTCTTCTATACAACCCAAAAACAAGTAATCGTCAAGAAGCCAAAACTCTGCAGCCTATCTTCTCATGTCAAATAATGTGTGAATGTAGTATATGTGTGATCTTCACCAACACCTAAACTTCTTCAACCTACACACCATGAAATCAAAGGATTATCCTAAAAATCCCATCTCTCACAACAATTAAACAAACAAACCAACCAACCTGGGGCAGATTCATTAGTTCATAGACAGCCTTTGTTGGAGTCAGTTCGTTATCAACAATGCGAGCAACTGCTGTCAACACCGGCAGCTTAACCTTATATTTCTGTGCCAATGCAATCACAGCTCCTGCAGTGGATATGCCTTCAGCCACCTGAAAACCACAGCTGTTAGGAATTCACATCAACTTTGGGTTCAAGTGGTTGTTCTCAAGGCACCTGGTTCATAGAACTGAGAATGTCATCAAGTTTTTCACCGGATCCAAGACGAACACCAACCCTTCTGTTTCTTGAAAGATTCACAAAACACGTGAGCATGATATCTCCGTTTCCAGACAAACCGGTCAGTGTTGTTGACTTGGCTCCCATCTGATTGGAGATTAGTGAGAATCAACAAATCGATTGAAAAACACGCGAACATAGGACTAGAACTCTAAGATTCAAAAGCCTTTAACAATCCATTGAATGTGAAGTATTATTCATAAACAAACAAACCTTTGTTGCCAGCCATCTTATCTCAGAGCACCCTTGTGTGACAAGAGCTGCCATGGAATTATTCCCAAGATTAAGCCCTTCTACGATCCCAGCAGCTATAGCAAGTACGTTCTTAAGAGCACCTGCAATTTCAACCCCTGTAACATCACTGTAACATCAGGTGTTACTGCTGCACATACATATGCTTCACACACTCTCTGAAGCTTGCGCGTGAGATCAAATCATTAGTACTATTACAACCTTGAAGTGTTGATTCTCATGTTCCTAGAAGAAAGAAGTTGCTGAACAGCATTTGCCATATTTTTGTCCTTTGATGCCACCACCATAGCTGCACATACACGAACACAAGTTTAAGTCAGTCGAGATCATGTAATATGTAGCACCTAAAGCAAGGCACGCACCTGTGGGTAACTTGTTCATCAGCTCGAGAGAAAATGAAGGGCCAGATAGAACCACGTAGGGCTGGCGAGGATTTCTCAGTGCTCGGGGAATTATTTGAGACATCATTCTATATGTATTAAGCTCCAAGCCTTTGCTGAGGGAAATAAAAGGCAGGGTGGGATGAACAAATTCAGCAATGCCCTCAAGGAACGAGGCACTGAACTGCAGCAAGAGACATTCGATTAGAAGAAAGACAATCTAATtgcaaaaaga
Proteins encoded in this window:
- the LOC121810867 gene encoding glycerol-3-phosphate dehydrogenase [NAD(+)] 2, chloroplastic-like; this encodes MAASLFEPPFSPNNSFSSFPTIKPNPNSFFLPLPRPPTALSPICLCAADDIIVPQEEQSERSTDRRKVVRVAWEKLLRWSRSLRSKAKTDVLERTKKVVVLGGGSFGTAMAAHVADRKSQLQVHLLVRDAQVCQSINQTHLNCKYFPTHKLPENVVATTDAREALQGADFCFHAVPVQFSASFLEGIAEFVHPTLPFISLSKGLELNTYRMMSQIIPRALRNPRQPYVVLSGPSFSLELMNKLPTAMVVASKDKNMANAVQQLLSSRNMRINTSSDVTGVEIAGALKNVLAIAAGIVEGLNLGNNSMAALVTQGCSEIRWLATKMGAKSTTLTGLSGNGDIMLTCFVNLSRNRRVGVRLGSGEKLDDILSSMNQVAEGISTAGAVIALAQKYKVKLPVLTAVARIVDNELTPTKAVYELMNLPQVEEV